The sequence below is a genomic window from Labilithrix sp..
TCGATCGTGACGACGTTGCCCGCGACGTCGCAGCGCTTCTCGCCCGCGTCGGTGTCGAAGCGGAGCGCGCCCTCGGCGAGGTTCCGCGTCCGCGCGACGTGGAGCGCGACGCAGCGAAGCCCGTTGCCGCACATCTCCGGGATCGATCCGTCCGCGTTGATGACGCGCATGCGGCCGTCGGTCCCCGCGGCGCCGGGGAGCACGAGCAGGACGCCGTCCGCGCCGACGCCGAGACGGCGGTCGCAGAGGCGCCGCGCGAGGTCGACCGTGACGGCGTCGTCGCGCGCGGCCTCGATCACGACGAAGTCGTTGCCGAGCCCTTCGTACTTGTAAAAGTCGAGGGCGCCGCTCATTTGCCGGAGGAAGATACCACCGTTAGCCGAGCGTGGAGGGTCTCACGATCGAGCCCGGTCACGCTCACGAGCTTGGTCTTCGACGTCTGGCCACGGACGATTTCCACGTTCTTCCTGGGCACCCCGAGCTCCCGCGCGAGGAAGCGGACGAGCTCCTCGTTCGCCGCGCCGTCCACCGGCGGCGCGCCGATGGCGACCTCGACCGCATCGCCGCGGATCCCCTTGAACGCGCTCCGCTTCGCCCCCGGCCGCGCGTGGACTTCGAACCGCAGGGCGAAGTCCTTCTCGCTGACCGGGATCGGGGGCACAGTACGAAAGAGCATGTCACGATTGCGGTGGATCACCACGGGCGAGTCGCACGGGCCGAAGCTCGTGTCGGTCGTCGAAGGCATTCCGGCGGGCCTCTCCCTCCTCGCCGAGCACGTCGACGTGCACCTCGCGCGCCGCCAGCGCGGGTACGGGCGCGGCGGGCGGATGAAGATCGAGACCGACCGCGTCGAGTTCACCGGCGGCGTCCGCGGGGGCGAGACGCTCGGCTCGCCGATCGCGATGACGGTCGTGAACAAGGACCATCAGAGCTGGCTCGATCGCATGGCGCCGGCGCCGATGGCGGAGACGCCGGAGCCGCTCACGCGCCCGCGCCCCGGTCACGCCGACCTCTCCGGCGGCCTCAAATACGATCGCCACGACCTCCGCGACATCCTCGAGCGCGCGAGCGCGCGCGAGACGGCGTCCCGCACCGCGGTCGGCGCGGTCTGCCGGCGCGTCCTCGAGGAGGTGGGGATCGAGGTCCTCGCCCACGTCGTCTCGATCGGCGACGTGGAGGCGCAGCGCTTCGCGCACGACTTCGAGGAGATGAAGACGATCGCGCGGAAGAGCGACCTCGCCTGCCTCGATCCCGACGCCGAGCAGCGGATGAAGGAGGCGATCCACGCCGCCGCGCACGCGGGCGACACGCTCGGCGGCGTCTTCGAGGTCGTCGCGGTGGGCGTGATGCCGGGCCTCGGCTCGCACACGCAGTGGGACCGGAAGCTCGACGGCCGTCTCGCGCAGGCGCTCTGCTCGATCCAGGCGATCAAGGCGGTCGAGATCGGCGACGGCTGGCAGGCGGCGAAGACGCGCGGCTCGCAGGTGCACGACGCGATCGAGTACGACGCGGACGCGAAGAAGAAGTGGCGGCGCCCCACGAACCGCGCCGGCGGCCTCGAAGGTGGGATCACGAACGGCGAGCCGGTCGTCGTGCGCGCGGCGATGAAGCCGATCGCGACGCTCAAGAAGGCGCTCCCGAGCGTCGACGTCGTTTCGAAGGAGGCCTTCGACGCCGCGCACGAGCGGAGCGACATCTGCGCCGTCGCCGCCGCGTCGATCGTCGGCGAGGCGATGGTCGCGATCACGCTCTGCGACGCGCTCCTCGAGAAGTTCGGCGCCGACTCGATGCGCGAGCTGAAGCGCAACGTCGACGGCTACCGCGCGCAGCTGGCGGAGTATTGAGGATGCGCTCCGTCGTCTTGAGCGGGTTCATGGCGACGGGCAAGAGCACCGTCGGCCAGCTCGTCGCGCAGGACCTCGGGCTGCCGTTCATCGACACCGACGACCTGATCGCGAAGGCGGCGGGCAAGCCCGTCGGCGAGGTCTTCGCGGAGGAGGGGGAGGCGAAGTTCCGCGACCGCGAGGTCGACTTCATCCTCCCGCTCCTCGACGACGGGATCCCGCGCGTGCTCTCCTTCGGCGGCGGCGCGGTGACCGTGCCGCGGATCCGCCACGCCGCGCTCGAGGCCGCCACCGTCGTCACGCTCACCGCGAGCGCGGAGACGATCGCGGAGCGCGTCACGTCGGTGTCGGAGCGCCCCGCCCTCGGCGCGCGTTCGAAGATCGATCGCGTGCGCGACATGCTCGCGCTCCGCGCCGAGGTCTACGGCGAGTGCCACGGCACGATCGCGACCGACGGGCGGACGCCGACCGACATCGCGGCGGAGGTCGTCCGCATCGCGACGCACGACGCGATCGCGGTGCCGCTCGGCGCGCGCTCCTACGCGGTGGAGCTCGGCAACAGCGCGCCGGCGATGTTGACCGAGACGCTGCGCGCGCTCGCGCCGTCGAGCGTCGTCGTCGTCACGGACGAGAACGTCATCGCCGCGCGCGGCCCCTGGCTCGACTCCGCGCTCGCCACCCTCGACGTGCCCTGCACGAAGGTCGTCCTCACCCCGGGCGAGGAGCACAAGACGCTCGCGGCGGTCTCGAAGATCTGGGACGCGGCGCTCGGGGCGGGGGTCGATCGACGCGCGGTCGTCCTCGCGTTCGGCGGCGGCGTCGTCGGCGACCTCGCCGGCTTCGCCGCCTCCACGCTCCTGCGGGGCGTGCGATGTGTGCAGATTGCAACCAGCCTGCTGGCGATGGTCGACTCCTCGGTCGGCGGCAAGACCGGCTTCGATCACGCGGCGGGCAAGAACCTCCTCGGCGCGTTCTTCCAGCCGACGCGCGTGCTCCTCGATCTCGAGCACCTCGTCACGCTGTCGGATCGCCATCGCTCGGCCGGGCTCGCGGAGGTAGTGAAGATCGCGCTCGTCCGCGATCCGCCGCTCCTCGATCTGCTCGAGACGAAGGGCCACGCGATCGCGCTCGGCGACAGCACGGTGCTGCGCGACGTCGTGCGCGCCGCGGTCTGCGCAAAGATGCGCGTCGTCCGCGAGGACGAGCACGAGACGGGCGTGCGCGCGCTCCTGAACCTCGGCCACACGGTGGGCCACGCGCTCGAGTCGCACGGCGCGTACAAGCGCTGGATCCACGGGGAGGCGGTCGCGATCGGCACCGTCCTCGAGCTCCAGGCGACGGAGCGCCTCGGCCTCACGCCGCCCGGCACGTCGGAGCGCGCCGCGGCCCTCCTGACCCGCTTCGGCCTCCCGACGACGTGCACGCACGCCGACGTGACGGCGGCGTGGCCCTACGTGCTGAGCGACAAGAAGCGCGCGCGATCGAAGGTGAAGCTCCCGATCGTCACCGGCTGGGGCGCGGCGCACGTGCAGCCGATCGAGCTCGACACCCTAAAGGACGCGCTCGGCGTCACCACGTGAAGCCGACCGCGCTCGTGGTCGTCGCAGCCGCAGTGTCACTTCCGCGGCGGCCGTCGCAGCCCCGCTTCGGTGCCCGCGCGCTCCATGAAGCGCGCGAGGTCGTAGAGCGCGCGGAGCTCGCGCAGTCGCCGTTCGTATCGCTCGAGCTCCGCGAGCTCGCGGAGCGCGTGCACGCGCTGATTCACGACCTCGACGGAGAGATCAGCCTTCATTGGCCTCGAGGTTGTCGATGTCCGCGACGTCTTGCAGCCGTCCGGCGATTCGCTTCATCCGGAGGAGCGACTCACGGCTCACGACGCGAAGCACGCCGCCGGCGAGAGGTGCTCCGCGCCGTCGATCTTCGTCACGCGCCGAACGTCGTGCCCTTCGCCGGTGCAGGACGAGCCCGGTTTCGCGACGAAGGTGAAGCCGATGGGCGCCACTGCCGCGAGCGCGAGCGCGATCGCGTCCGCGCGCACGAGGACGTCGATGTCGACCGTCGCGCGGACCCACCCGTGGAGCGCCACCGCGACACCTCCGCAGACGGCGTATTCGACGCCTGCTTCGCGGAGCGCGCGGCAGACAGCGAACAGCTCGTCGACGAGGTTCATTTCTTCATCGCGGCGTAGAAGCTCTGGTCGCGGCGGCGGACGCGGAGGAGGAGCTGGCCGTCCTTCGCGGCGGCCGCGAGCTGCGAGGCGTTCGGGTCCGCGGTGCCGTCGGCTTCGATGATCACGTCGCCCGGCTTGAGGCCCGCGCGATCGGCCGAGGAGCCCGGCGTCACGCTCGTCACCACCGGCACCGGCCGCACGCCGACGCCGAGCTGCTGCGCCTGCGCCGCGGTCAGGTCGCGGACGCTCAGGCCGAGGCCCGACTGCGGCACGCCCTGCGACTGCACCGGCAGCGGCGGCACGGCCGCCTCCTGGCGCGCCGCGAGCGTCGTGCTCGAGCCGTAGTGCTTGCCGTCGCGCACGATCTCGAGCGACACCGTCTGGCCGATCTCGTGGTTGATCAGCTCGCGCACGAGCTCGCGCCCGTCCGTCACCTTCTTGCCCCCCACCGCCGCGATGACGTCGCCCGGCTTGATGTTCGCCTTCGCGGCGGGGCCGCCGTCGTTCACCGAGTTCACGAGCACCCCCGCGCGCGCGTCGGGGAGCTTCAGCGCCGACGCGAGCTCCGGCGTGAGGTCCTGGATGCCGACCCCGATCCACGCGCGCTCGACCTTGCCCGTCTTCAAGATCTGCTCCGCCACCCGCTTCGCGAGGCTGGAGGGGACCGCGAAGCCGATGCCCGCGCCGCGGCCGACGACCATCGTGTTGATGCCGAGGACGTTGCCGTTCAGGTCGCAGAGCGGACCGCCGGAGTTGCCGGGGTTGATGCTCGCGTCGGTCTGCAGGTAGTCCTCGATCTGGTTCATGCCGAGGCCGCCGCGGCCCTTCGCCGAGAGCACGCCGGTCGTCACCGTGTAGCCGAGCCCGAACGGCGAGCCGATCGCGACGACCCACTCGCCGACGCGCGCGGCGTCGGAGTCCGCGAACTTCGCGGCGGTGAGGCCCATCGCGTCGACCTTGACCACCGCGAGATCGGTCGCGGGATCGCGGCCGAGGAGCTTCGCGGAGAGGAGGCGCCCGTCGCGGAGGCGGACATTGATCGTCAGGGCGTGATCGATGACGTGGTTGTTCGTGAGGATCGCGCCCTCGGGCGTGAAGACGACGCCCGAGCCCGTGCCGCGCGCGATCGGCGTGTCCTCCTTGCGCCCGAAGAAGCGGAGCCCCTCGTTCTCCTCGTGGACCGTGACCTCGATCTGCACCACCGCGGGGCTCACCTTCTCGGCGACGGAGACGAACCCGTCGGAGAGCTTCTGCGCCTCCGCCTTCGCCGCGACCGCGGCCTGCGGTGTGGGCGGTTTGTCCGCCTTCTTCTTCTCCTGCGCGAACGCCGGAGCGG
It includes:
- a CDS encoding YggU family protein, yielding MLFRTVPPIPVSEKDFALRFEVHARPGAKRSAFKGIRGDAVEVAIGAPPVDGAANEELVRFLARELGVPRKNVEIVRGQTSKTKLVSVTGLDRETLHARLTVVSSSGK
- the aroC gene encoding chorismate synthase, whose product is MSRLRWITTGESHGPKLVSVVEGIPAGLSLLAEHVDVHLARRQRGYGRGGRMKIETDRVEFTGGVRGGETLGSPIAMTVVNKDHQSWLDRMAPAPMAETPEPLTRPRPGHADLSGGLKYDRHDLRDILERASARETASRTAVGAVCRRVLEEVGIEVLAHVVSIGDVEAQRFAHDFEEMKTIARKSDLACLDPDAEQRMKEAIHAAAHAGDTLGGVFEVVAVGVMPGLGSHTQWDRKLDGRLAQALCSIQAIKAVEIGDGWQAAKTRGSQVHDAIEYDADAKKKWRRPTNRAGGLEGGITNGEPVVVRAAMKPIATLKKALPSVDVVSKEAFDAAHERSDICAVAAASIVGEAMVAITLCDALLEKFGADSMRELKRNVDGYRAQLAEY
- the aroB gene encoding 3-dehydroquinate synthase → MRSVVLSGFMATGKSTVGQLVAQDLGLPFIDTDDLIAKAAGKPVGEVFAEEGEAKFRDREVDFILPLLDDGIPRVLSFGGGAVTVPRIRHAALEAATVVTLTASAETIAERVTSVSERPALGARSKIDRVRDMLALRAEVYGECHGTIATDGRTPTDIAAEVVRIATHDAIAVPLGARSYAVELGNSAPAMLTETLRALAPSSVVVVTDENVIAARGPWLDSALATLDVPCTKVVLTPGEEHKTLAAVSKIWDAALGAGVDRRAVVLAFGGGVVGDLAGFAASTLLRGVRCVQIATSLLAMVDSSVGGKTGFDHAAGKNLLGAFFQPTRVLLDLEHLVTLSDRHRSAGLAEVVKIALVRDPPLLDLLETKGHAIALGDSTVLRDVVRAAVCAKMRVVREDEHETGVRALLNLGHTVGHALESHGAYKRWIHGEAVAIGTVLELQATERLGLTPPGTSERAAALLTRFGLPTTCTHADVTAAWPYVLSDKKRARSKVKLPIVTGWGAAHVQPIELDTLKDALGVTT
- a CDS encoding trypsin-like peptidase domain-containing protein yields the protein MLRRFFVPTFALLTLTAPAFAQEKKKADKPPTPQAAVAAKAEAQKLSDGFVSVAEKVSPAVVQIEVTVHEENEGLRFFGRKEDTPIARGTGSGVVFTPEGAILTNNHVIDHALTINVRLRDGRLLSAKLLGRDPATDLAVVKVDAMGLTAAKFADSDAARVGEWVVAIGSPFGLGYTVTTGVLSAKGRGGLGMNQIEDYLQTDASINPGNSGGPLCDLNGNVLGINTMVVGRGAGIGFAVPSSLAKRVAEQILKTGKVERAWIGVGIQDLTPELASALKLPDARAGVLVNSVNDGGPAAKANIKPGDVIAAVGGKKVTDGRELVRELINHEIGQTVSLEIVRDGKHYGSSTTLAARQEAAVPPLPVQSQGVPQSGLGLSVRDLTAAQAQQLGVGVRPVPVVTSVTPGSSADRAGLKPGDVIIEADGTADPNASQLAAAAKDGQLLLRVRRRDQSFYAAMKK